The region GGGAAGGATCATTCATACCTCAGCGCACGCGATCGGGCTCGGCTTTTTCAACCGCATGGGCGGGGCAGCCTTCGGGGCTGTCCGCGGCTGTCTGCTCGGTGTGGCTATCCTGATGGCCGTAACTGCTTTCCTTCCTTCAGCCGGGTGGATTAAAAATTCTCGCCTTGCACCCTATTTCCTTGAGGGGTCACATGCGGTATCCTTCGTTGTACCTCACGACCTCCAGCAGCTTATTCAGGCCGGTGGATCCGATCTCAAGCACAATGCGGACGATTGGATCAAATCGCGTCCTTAAGTTCACAATGAGAAGTGTCGCAGTAAGACGACCCAGCGAGGAGTAAACCTTTGAAGCGCGAATTGGACGCTCTCGTCATTCAAATGTACAGTTCAGGAGTTTCCTAC is a window of Edaphobacter sp. 12200R-103 DNA encoding:
- a CDS encoding CvpA family protein, giving the protein MNFLDWLLIAILAISAIQAFIRGLVLELFSLAGLICGILLAAWNYSRVAERLSGLISNPAIASVVAFLLIAVGIMVIAAVLGRIIHTSAHAIGLGFFNRMGGAAFGAVRGCLLGVAILMAVTAFLPSAGWIKNSRLAPYFLEGSHAVSFVVPHDLQQLIQAGGSDLKHNADDWIKSRP